The following are from one region of the Carnobacterium gallinarum DSM 4847 genome:
- a CDS encoding T7SS effector LXG polymorphic toxin: MSIDMYVSASKNQAKSVSDMTKQQIMGYEELQKAIADFTLNSPFLTGKAYDTSKAFFSTVLYPLAQGGILLSEAVDRAVTKFPEDYQSQVDSGNLKQSDLEEKIRQAEGLIGQAEGIRTMLESSLTPDIIKTSQLAANLRLLESYSGVKRILEEKLDKLMTFNHNSPKIFEEIQALEDAIDQGLAQTTTAFNPDTGTFMIPSKEALSWSKTINEKWADYEARHTAEDKVEVKKTQLPGAEIVYMVYRNGELDKEATSELAKEIAKADLKSMNAFLAGAGYQVLENNGVKALLDFVFGERELEDSVKQHKGYNEGVFTGNLLSLLQSGAEFIGGGLWLLGGTSGSLALAPATGGSSVSAIPAISGSTLAIWTHAAAIGGMSIQNIMSGNGYHLPNAKIGANGTQVSSKTTWKNGKTERVDVENPAPGIRDGDIHYHDSNNTKWRYDIKNNEFINPKTGELAPQKIQKLLKNKDILKGIQKALEVLGK; the protein is encoded by the coding sequence ATGAGCATTGATATGTATGTTTCAGCTTCAAAAAATCAAGCAAAAAGTGTGAGTGATATGACAAAGCAACAGATAATGGGTTACGAAGAATTACAAAAAGCCATTGCTGATTTCACTCTAAATAGTCCTTTTTTAACAGGTAAAGCTTATGATACGTCTAAAGCTTTTTTTTCAACAGTGTTGTATCCTTTGGCTCAAGGTGGTATTTTATTATCAGAGGCTGTGGATAGAGCTGTTACTAAGTTTCCAGAAGATTATCAATCTCAAGTAGATAGTGGCAATTTAAAGCAATCGGATTTAGAAGAAAAGATTAGACAAGCGGAGGGGTTGATCGGGCAAGCCGAAGGAATACGCACTATGTTAGAATCTTCATTGACGCCAGATATTATCAAAACATCTCAGTTAGCAGCTAATTTAAGATTATTAGAATCCTATAGTGGAGTTAAACGAATTTTAGAAGAAAAATTAGATAAGTTAATGACGTTTAATCACAATTCACCCAAAATATTTGAGGAAATTCAAGCTTTAGAAGATGCAATTGATCAAGGATTAGCACAAACAACAACTGCTTTTAATCCAGATACTGGAACTTTTATGATTCCCAGTAAAGAAGCGTTAAGTTGGAGTAAAACAATCAACGAAAAATGGGCAGATTATGAAGCACGCCATACAGCTGAAGACAAGGTAGAGGTTAAAAAAACACAATTGCCAGGTGCAGAAATTGTGTATATGGTTTATAGAAATGGCGAATTAGACAAAGAGGCAACCAGTGAATTAGCTAAAGAAATAGCAAAAGCTGATTTGAAATCAATGAACGCTTTTTTAGCAGGTGCAGGTTATCAGGTACTTGAAAATAATGGTGTGAAAGCTCTCTTAGATTTTGTTTTTGGGGAAAGGGAACTAGAGGATTCTGTTAAACAACATAAAGGGTATAATGAAGGTGTATTTACTGGTAATTTGTTAAGTTTACTGCAATCGGGTGCCGAGTTTATTGGAGGCGGATTGTGGCTCTTAGGCGGTACAAGTGGTAGTTTAGCGTTAGCCCCAGCAACAGGAGGTTCAAGTGTTTCAGCAATACCAGCCATATCAGGTAGTACATTAGCGATATGGACTCACGCGGCAGCCATTGGCGGGATGAGTATTCAGAATATTATGAGTGGGAATGGCTATCATCTACCTAATGCTAAGATTGGTGCAAATGGAACACAAGTTAGTAGTAAGACTACGTGGAAAAACGGGAAGACCGAACGAGTAGATGTCGAAAATCCAGCCCCTGGTATTAGAGATGGGGATATTCACTATCATGATTCTAACAATACAAAATGGCGGTATGATATTAAAAATAATGAATTCATAAACCCAAAGACGGGAGAATTAGCTCCCCAAAAAATACAAAAATTATTGAAAAATAAAGATATTCTAAAAGGAATACAGAAAGCTCTGGAGGTTTTGGGTAAATGA
- a CDS encoding M20/M25/M40 family metallo-hydrolase, protein MNVNEERLVARFLEVVQIDSETKNEANIQAYLKKEFAALGLQVNEDNTMGETGFGANNLICTLTGDPESEPFFFSCHMDTVTPGENIKPVIKEGAIYSDGTTILGADDKAGIAIMFEVIQILKELDTPHGTIEFIISVGEESGLVGANAFDVKQLSAGFGFVLDTGGPVGSITVGSPTQYRIEAIVNGVTAHAGVAPEKGVSAAQIAANAIHHMKLGRIDSETTANIGFISGGTATNIVMDRLEIIAEARSINAEACENQVQHMVDTFEKAAKELGGTATVITEKKYSGYRFDSTTPIVQLAAKAIQELGLEPNYQISGGGSDANVFNGKGKPTTNLAIGYEKIHTVNEFLPISEFLKAAEMAYQIVNIIYAN, encoded by the coding sequence ATGAATGTTAATGAAGAGCGTTTGGTTGCTCGTTTTTTGGAAGTAGTTCAAATTGATTCCGAAACTAAAAATGAAGCGAATATTCAAGCTTATTTGAAGAAAGAATTTGCCGCGTTAGGTCTTCAAGTGAATGAGGATAATACAATGGGTGAAACAGGTTTTGGTGCTAATAATTTAATCTGTACACTAACAGGTGATCCTGAAAGTGAGCCGTTTTTCTTCTCTTGTCATATGGATACAGTCACACCAGGTGAAAATATTAAACCAGTGATTAAAGAGGGCGCTATTTATTCTGATGGTACTACTATCCTAGGGGCAGATGATAAAGCTGGAATTGCAATTATGTTTGAAGTAATCCAAATTCTTAAGGAATTGGATACACCCCATGGAACGATTGAGTTTATTATTTCAGTAGGTGAAGAAAGTGGTTTAGTTGGTGCGAATGCGTTTGATGTGAAACAACTGTCTGCTGGATTTGGTTTTGTATTGGATACTGGTGGTCCTGTTGGAAGCATTACAGTTGGAAGTCCAACTCAGTATCGAATCGAAGCGATAGTAAACGGAGTCACAGCACATGCAGGCGTTGCACCAGAAAAAGGTGTCTCAGCAGCTCAAATAGCAGCAAATGCGATTCATCATATGAAATTAGGTCGTATTGATAGTGAAACAACAGCGAATATTGGATTTATTAGTGGTGGAACAGCAACAAATATTGTGATGGACCGATTAGAGATTATTGCCGAAGCGCGTTCAATTAATGCCGAAGCTTGTGAAAATCAAGTTCAACACATGGTAGATACTTTTGAAAAAGCCGCTAAAGAATTAGGTGGAACAGCTACGGTTATTACTGAGAAAAAATATAGTGGCTACCGTTTTGATTCAACAACTCCAATTGTTCAATTAGCTGCCAAAGCGATTCAAGAACTTGGTTTAGAACCGAATTATCAGATTAGTGGCGGCGGTAGTGATGCCAATGTATTTAATGGAAAAGGCAAGCCTACAACTAATTTAGCAATTGGTTATGAAAAAATTCACACAGTCAATGAATTTTTACCAATTTCAGAGTTTCTAAAAGCAGCAGAGATGGCCTATCAAATCGTAAATATAATTTATGCAAATTAA
- the gndA gene encoding NADP-dependent phosphogluconate dehydrogenase, whose amino-acid sequence MSKQEIGVIGMAVMGKNLALNIESRGYTVSIFNRTGSKTEEVIAEHPDKKLVPTYTIEDFVASLEKPRRILIMVKAGAPTDMTIQTLLPHLDKGDILIDGGNTFFKDTIRRSQELDQSGINFIGTGVSGGEEGALKGPAIMPGGQKEAYELVAPILEKIAAVAKEDGEPCITYIGENGAGHYVKMVHNGIEYGDMQLIAESYALLREVVGLSVEEAAEVFAEWNLGELDSYLMEITSDILTRKDPETGKPIVDVILDRAGNKGTGKWTSQSALDLGVPLPLITESVFARYISAMKDERVAASKVLPKPASFKLDQDKKEFIEKIRQALYFSKIMSYAQGFAQMRIASEEYSWNLQYGEIAKIFRAGCIIRARFLQKITDAYVREPELKNLLLDEYFIDITKNYQDAVRDVVGIAVKSGVPIPTFSSAIAYYDSYRSETLPANLIQAQRDYFGAHTYERTDKEGIFHYDWYGQENK is encoded by the coding sequence ATGAGTAAACAAGAGATTGGCGTTATCGGCATGGCCGTAATGGGGAAAAATTTAGCACTAAACATTGAGAGCCGAGGCTATACAGTTTCAATATTTAACCGTACGGGTTCAAAAACTGAGGAAGTTATTGCAGAGCATCCTGATAAAAAATTAGTTCCAACTTATACAATTGAAGATTTTGTTGCATCTTTGGAAAAACCACGTCGTATTTTAATCATGGTAAAAGCAGGTGCTCCAACAGATATGACGATTCAAACATTATTGCCTCATTTAGATAAAGGGGATATTTTAATTGATGGTGGGAATACATTCTTTAAAGATACGATTCGCCGCAGTCAAGAATTAGACCAATCAGGTATTAATTTCATTGGTACAGGTGTTTCTGGTGGTGAAGAGGGTGCCTTGAAAGGTCCTGCAATCATGCCTGGTGGACAAAAAGAAGCTTATGAATTAGTTGCTCCAATTTTAGAAAAAATTGCTGCAGTTGCTAAAGAAGATGGCGAACCGTGTATTACGTACATTGGTGAAAATGGAGCGGGTCACTATGTGAAGATGGTGCATAATGGGATTGAATATGGCGATATGCAATTAATTGCTGAATCTTATGCATTACTTCGTGAAGTTGTAGGGCTTTCTGTTGAGGAAGCAGCTGAAGTTTTTGCTGAGTGGAATTTAGGTGAATTAGATAGCTATTTAATGGAAATTACTTCTGATATTCTAACACGTAAAGATCCTGAAACTGGGAAACCAATTGTTGATGTGATTTTAGATCGTGCGGGTAATAAAGGAACAGGTAAGTGGACTTCTCAAAGCGCATTAGACTTAGGTGTGCCACTTCCATTAATTACAGAGTCTGTTTTTGCTCGTTATATTTCAGCAATGAAAGATGAACGTGTAGCAGCTAGTAAGGTTTTACCAAAACCAGCTAGCTTTAAATTAGATCAAGATAAAAAAGAATTTATTGAAAAAATTCGTCAGGCTTTATATTTTAGTAAAATCATGAGCTATGCTCAAGGATTTGCTCAAATGCGTATTGCTAGTGAAGAATATAGCTGGAATTTACAATACGGCGAGATTGCTAAAATCTTCCGTGCAGGTTGTATTATCCGGGCACGTTTCTTACAAAAAATTACAGATGCTTATGTTCGTGAACCAGAATTGAAAAATCTATTATTAGATGAGTACTTCATTGATATTACCAAAAATTATCAAGATGCTGTTCGTGATGTTGTTGGTATTGCCGTTAAATCAGGTGTACCAATTCCGACATTCTCATCTGCAATTGCGTATTATGATTCTTATCGTTCAGAAACATTGCCAGCGAACCTAATCCAAGCGCAACGCGATTACTTTGGTGCTCACACTTATGAACGTACAGATAAAGAAGGTATTTTCCACTATGACTGGTACGGTCAAGAAAATAAATAA